The following proteins come from a genomic window of Hoplias malabaricus isolate fHopMal1 chromosome 15, fHopMal1.hap1, whole genome shotgun sequence:
- the fut7 gene encoding alpha-(1,3)-fucosyltransferase 7, giving the protein MRSGKKIIIFLSIILPCAFFYWNLSSRSVTILLWHWPFHTKLNLKGDVCLLNYSIAGCHLTDERSLYSNADIVVFHHHELKSKRVKLPLHLFRPAGQRWLWMSLESPRNNGYLNQYAGIFNLTMSYSPSADVTVPYGRLMSKEERSNDFTIPQNKTELVCWVVSQYQRRQRRSRVYQQLNNTIPVQVYGHSVKRPLSKDKLLPTISRCYFYLSFENSESPHYITEKLWRNAFQAGTVPVVLGPSRKDYEAVAPTNSFIHVDDFESIDALGTFLKDLARDPERYRSYFAWHQNYRVKLYTDWRERLCNICPVYDSLPHKIYHDLKAWEGC; this is encoded by the coding sequence ATGAGATCTGGCAAGAAGATCATCATATTCCTGTCCATTATCCTCCCGTGTGCCTTCTTTTATTGGAATTTGAGCAGCAGGTCAGTCACCATCCTACTGTGGCACTGGCCTTTCCACACTAAACTTAACCTCAAGGGGGATGTGTGTCTGTTGAACTACAGCATTGCTGGCTGTCACCTGACGGATGAACGTAGCCTCTATTCCAATGCTGACATTGTAGTGTTTCATCACCACGAGCTGAAGTCTAAAAGAGTGAAACTGCCACTACATCTGTTTCGTCCAGCTGGTCAGCGCTGGCTTTGGATGTCTCTAGAATCCCCTCGGAATAATGGCTATTTAAATCAATATGCTGGTATCTTCAACTTGACTATGTCATACAGCCCCAGTGCAGACGTCACGGTGCCTTATGGAAGGCTTATGTCAAAAGAGGAAAGGAGTAATGACTTTACCATACCACAGAACAAAACTGAGCTGGTCTGCTGGGTGGTCAGTCAATACCAGCGGCGGCAGAGGAGGAGCAGAGTATaccaacagctgaacaacaccATCCCTGTACAGGTGTATGGCCACTCTGTGAAAAGACCACTGTCAAAGGACAAGCTGCTTCCCACAATTTCCAGATGTTATTTTTATCTGTCTTTTGAGAACTCTGAGTCTCCACACTACATCACAGAGAAGCTGTGGAGAAACGCTTTCCAGGCTGGTACTGTACCTGTAGTCCTGGGTCCTTCACGCAAAGATTACGAAGCTGTGGCACCCACAAATTCTTTCATCCATGTAGATGACTTTGAGTCCATAGATGCTCTTGGCACATTTCTAAAAGATCTAGCTAGAGATCCAGAACGCTACAGATCATACTTTGCCTGGCATCAGAACTACAGGGTTAAATTGTATACAGACTGGAGAGAAAGGCTCTGCAACATTTGTCCAGTTTATGACTCACTACCACACAAGATCTACCATGATTTAAAGGCATGGGAAGGATGTTAA
- the npdc1a gene encoding neural proliferation differentiation and control protein 1a — MLLPREAGGLLLCLSLTVIKAVSASLTVENCPDHIDCARVGRHFCIPGSSQCGPCIDGLEEDDEGNCINLKKQHYRHGKDRSLPDLDEEIDYLSSVIAKQQLMDVKTPASPSWSTVQLQSEAGKGQSVLKGASHSTTAKPNTHSPSTATQPTSKHPKPRTDSPGRGKPIAIPFPRDSLLVILMSVCIITGIVALILAAACWVRLQKESHLAQKVDYPAFKAPGTTASNISSGDKNLAHSAQMYHYQHQKQQMLSMEKHKAEPKLSEPGATSEEETEEGDFTVYECPGLAPTGEMEVKNPLFDDSTLHRERNHK; from the exons TGGAGAACTGCCCTGACCACATAGACTGTGCCAGAGTGGGCCGGCACTTCTGCATACCTGGATCTTCACAGTGTGGACCCTGCATTGATGGTTTGGAGGAGGATGATGAAGGGAACTGTATAAACTTAAAGAAACAACATTACCGTCATG GTAAAGACAGATCCCTTCCAGATCTTGATGAGGAAATAGACTATCTGTCTTCTGTCATTGCCAAGCAACAATTAATGGATGTCAAAACGCCAG CCTCTCCTTCCTGGTCCACTGTCCAGTTACAGTCAGAGGCAGGGAAGGGTCAGTCTGTGTTAAAGGGTGCGTCTCATTCTACAACAGcaaaacccaacacacacagcccttCTACAGCAACTCAGCCCACATCCAAACACCCAAAGCCTCGCACAGACTCACCTGGGCGTGGAAAGCCCATTGCTATCCCCTTCCCCAGAGACAGCCTGCTTGTCA TACTGATGTCTGTGTGCATCATCACTGGGATTGTGGCTCTGATTCTGGCTGCTGCGTGCTGGGTCAG GTTACAAAAGGAATCTCATTTGGCTCAGAAAGTTGATTACCCTGCATTTAAAGCACCTGGCACCACTGCCAGCAACATCTCT TCAGGAGACAAGAATTTGGCTCACAGTGCCCAGATGTATCACTACCAACATCAAAAACAACAGATGCTCTCAATGGAGAA GCACAAAGCGGAACCTAAATTGTCTGAGCCTGGAGCCACATCAGAGGAAGAAACAGAAGAAGGAGACTTTACTGTCTATGAGTGCCCTGGGCTTGCCCCG ACTGGAGAGATGGAAGTGAAGAATCCTTTGTTTGATGACTCAACTCTACACCGTGAAAGGAATCACAAGTGA
- the pou5f3 gene encoding POU domain, class 5, transcription factor 1, translated as MCDVSESAGPECSELVRSVCQPAPGPEALQLQESSVLFNRPAYFNGINPQQAQAFFPFAAIGGDFRAGDVAPVGEAPQAKPWYPFPGHDYQPTNISPPIAETREQIRMHEVKVEKDLRVEDYGEVKLQQPQLSAPGPGGIYYPAPWPPSFWPGLPHVSLPCGTGQAQAPAVSSSPPSSSPSLSPSPPSGAFFSAASTQMPTASHALNAGRSSGSSSGGCSDSEEEENLTTEELEQFAKELKHKRITLGFTQADVGLSLGNLYGKMFSQTTICRFEALQLSFKNMCKLKPLLQRWLNEAETSENPQDMYKIERVFVDTRKRKRRTSLEGSVRTALESYFMKCPKPNTLEITHISDDLGLERDVVRVWFCNRRQKGKRLAIPFDEEGAEGQYYEQSPTPPPPHMGGTPLSAQGYPGPTHPGAVPTLYMPQLHRPDVFKQTLHPGLVGHLSS; from the exons ATGTGTGATGTGTCAGAGAGCGCAGGGCCGGAGTGCAGTGAGCTGGTCCGGTCCGTGTGCCAACCAGCACCGGGCCCCGAGGCCCTGCAGCTCCAGGAGTCCAGCGTGCTCTTTAACAGGCCCGCCTATTTCAACGGCATCAACCCGCAACAGGCCCAGGCTTTCTTCCCTTTCGCCGCCATAGGAGGCGACTTCAGAGCCGGCGATGTCGCACCGGTCGGCGAGGCTCCCCAGGCCAAGCCCTGGTACCCCTTCCCGGGACACGATTACCAGCCCACCAACATTAGCCCCCCAATCGCGGAGACCCGCGAGCAGATCCGTATGCACGAGGTGAAGGTTGAGAAGGATTTGCGAGTGGAGGACTACGGGGAGGTCAAACTCCAGCAACCACAACTCTCAGCCCCAGGCCCCGGGGGCATTTATTACCCAGCGCCGTGGCCCCCGTCTTTCTGGCCCGGACTCCCCCACGTCTCTCTGCCCTGCGGCACCGGCCAGGCCCAGGCTCCGGCCGTGTCTTCGTCGCCGCCGTCCTCCTCCCCGTCCCTCTCACCCTCGCCTCCAAGTGGAGCCTTCTTCAGCGCGGCCTCGACGCAAATGCCCACCGCCTCACATGCGCTCAACGCCGGCCGCAGCAGTGGCTCTTCCTCAGGTGGCTGCAGCGACTCCGAGGAAGAG GAGAACCTGACCACAGAAGAACTGGAGCAGTTTGCGAAAGAGCTGAAGCACAAGCGTATTACGCTGGGCTTCACTCAAGCAGATGTAGGCCTGTCTCTGGGAAACCTATATG GGAAAATGTTCAGCCAGACCACGATCTGCCGTTTTGAAGCTCTTCAGCtcagttttaaaaacatgtgCAAGTTAAAGCCTCTGCTGCAGAGATGGCTGAACGAAGCAGAGACATCAGAAAATCCACAGGAT ATGTACAAGATAGAGCGGGTCTTTGTTGACACacgaaagagaaagaggagaaccAGTTTAGAGGGTTCAGTCCGCACTGCTCTTGAGTCCTACTTTATGAAGTGCCCCAAACCAAACACACTGGAAATCACGCATATATCTGATGACCTTGGCTTGGAGCGCGAT GTGGTACGCGTCTGGTTCTGTAACCGCAGGCAAAAAGGCAAGCGTCTGGCTATACCTTTTGATGAGGAGGGTGCAGAAGGTCAGTATTATGAACAAAGCCCAACGCCCCCTCCTCCGCACATGGGTGGCACACCCCTCTCAGCTCAGGGCTATCCAGGACCCACTCACCCTGGAGCAGTTCCTACCCTGTACATGCCCCAACTTCACCGACCAGACGTCTTCAAACAGACCCTTCACCCTGGACTGGTGGGCCACCTCTCCAGCTAA